One genomic segment of Methanosarcinales archaeon includes these proteins:
- a CDS encoding CRISPR-associated endonuclease Cas1, which produces MDPANALLSLGYVLITNEIGALAESTGFDPFIGFLHSLR; this is translated from the coding sequence TTGGATCCGGCAAATGCTTTGTTAAGCCTTGGATATGTGCTTATTACGAATGAGATCGGGGCTCTGGCAGAGTCTACCGGTTTTGATCCTTTTATTGGCTTTTTGCATAGTCTGAGAT